AAAGAGTGCACCACCTAAAGCACTATGACCACTAGGTATTCCTCCTCTTAAAGGAGTTCCTTTTTTAAAAAAACTTTTTATTGTAATTACCAATATAACTAAAAAAATCAATATAAAAACAATTACATTAGCATATGATTCTTTTAGTAAATCGAAAAAATTTGCAAACTCTCCCGCTATTCTTTTATGAAATACTAAATATCCAACTATTAAAGCATTTGTTGCTGCTATAAAAACAGCACCCGCTCCAACATCTTTTGCTCTCTTGGCCAAAAGATTATAGTCTGGACAAACTAAATCTACAAAACTTTCAATCGCTGTATTTAATAATTCTGCCGCTAAAACTAGGGACATACTAATTGATAACACAATTAACTCCATTCTACTAACACCTAAAAATATTGAAATCATCAAAACTAATATTGTACAAAAAGCATGAAACTTCATATTTCTCTCTGTTCTAATTGTCTCTATTATCCCTTCAATTGCAACATTAAAACTTTGTGTTACATCCTGTTTAGTCCCTTTTTTCATAAGCATCCTCCCGTCTAATCTCTAGTATGACCAAATTTCCCTAAAATTTCTTCCTCTCTAGCCCTCATCTCTTTCTTATCTTCTTCCTCTATATGGTCGTATCCTAAAAGGTGAAGCATTCCATGAGTTAAAACATAGAAGAACTCTCTTCTAAATGAGTGATTATACTCATTACATTGTTCCTCTACTCTTTCTAAAGATATTATAATATCTCCTAATGTATCATATGGCCCTATCATGTAATCCTCTGTTTCATGGTAAGCAAATGAGATAACATCCGTGGGTCTATCCTTATCTCTAAAATCTCTATTTATTCTTTGAATATCTTCATTTCCGACTAAGGCTACTGATAAATATACTGGTTTTTCTGATTCAAATTCATCATTTAAAACTTCACAGATATATTGTTGTACTTCATCTTCTTTTATATATTCATTGTATCCCTCTATTTCTAGAGAAAAATCTAAAACTACTTCCATCTCTAACTCCTTTTAATCTCTCTTATTCTACTTTTGCCCAGGATATTTTATTCTCACATGGTGAATACTCATCAATACCTTTGTAAAAGTTTTAATTATTATTTCAATCTCTTTAAATGTTAGTGCCGCTTCAGAAAGTTGATTATCCTCTATTTTCGAGTTAATAATCCTTCTTAACATATTTTCAATAGTTATTGGCGTTTTTTCATCTAAAGATCTTACCGCTGCTTCTATCGAATCAGCTAACATTATTATAGCCGATTCCTTACTTCTTGGAATTGGTCCACTATATTTAAAATCATCCTCTAAAACCGTTGGATCTAGCTGTTTAGCTTTATTATAAAAATAAGCTAACATAGTCGTTCCTTGATGCTCAAACATAACATCCCTTATCTCTCTTGGAATTTTATATTCTCTTCCTAACTCATTTCCATCTTTAGTATGAGATGTTATTATCAGAGTACTTAAAAATGGAGATATTTTAGAGTGAGGATTTTCTCCCCCCTCTTGGTTTTCCACATAAAATTTGGGTCTCTTCATTTTTCCTATATCATGATAGTAAGATGCAACTCTAGCAAATATTGCATTTGCACCTATAGCCTCTGCTGCTGCTTCAGATAAAGTTGCTACCATCATCGAATGATGGAACGTCCCTGGAGCCTTCATAGATAATAATTTTAATAAAGGATGAGACAAATCTCCTAATTCCAACAATCTAAATGTCGTCAAAATATTAAATGTTTTTTCAAAATACGGTAGAACAGCTATGGCTAACATACCTGAAAGCAGTCCCGATATAACTATTTCTCCACTTTGTAAGGCTATCAAGTTCTTTTCTCTTCCTATAAAATATGTTAATAATAAGTATAAGAAAAACTTAGTTACTGCTAACTTCATTCCTAAAGCAATTAACTCCTGTCTTGTTGTAACCTTCTCTATCAAATATGATCCCATCAAACAAGCTAAAAATGTCACTATTATAAAAATAGGATCGTATCCTACAATTGGGAATAAAAACGTTATTGACATCAATGTCATTATAAATGCAAAATCTTTAGCAAATAGTATAGACATCAAGAAAAACATAGTTTCAAACGGTACAAAATATATATGATCTGGTTGTGTAAATCTATATGCTAAAAATCCTATAGTATATATTAAAAACAAACTTCTATAAACATTTTTATTTAATATATTCTTTTTAAATTTATTTGCTAACAAATGATAAAATATAACAGTTAAAATAATTGTATATAAAAAATTTGCAACTGAAAAACCTAAACTTTTTTTATACGAATATATTCCCACAGCCTCTAAAAGTTTAGCTCTACTATCTGTTATTATATCTCCTTTTTTCACAAGTAAAGTTCCGGCTTTTATATCTAAAATCTGATCGTCTATCTGAGATATCTTTTCTGCTATCGAGTTTTTAGTTTTTGTTTCATCATAGATATAATTTGCCGTTAAAAAATTCTCTACAATTTTCTTATCAAAATCAGACAGT
Above is a genomic segment from Cetobacterium sp. ZOR0034 containing:
- a CDS encoding diacylglycerol kinase, translated to MKKGTKQDVTQSFNVAIEGIIETIRTERNMKFHAFCTILVLMISIFLGVSRMELIVLSISMSLVLAAELLNTAIESFVDLVCPDYNLLAKRAKDVGAGAVFIAATNALIVGYLVFHKRIAGEFANFFDLLKESYANVIVFILIFLVILVITIKSFFKKGTPLRGGIPSGHSALGGALFVGIFFLTDDVRIFYLSLFLLILVLQSRVEGKIHTVLETLIGAVLGMGVTYLFLSLLKI
- a CDS encoding HD family phosphohydrolase, whose product is MKKIELFGLSLTFKINKKNADDAELYTKDNHLKEKIFYLILMVMVIVISSKSGYIVNTQKYDIGDVAINDIYSPKSILFNDRDKKQDIIKNLMEGSKKEYIYVPQAGSVYISGAEYLFDEILKKDFKKNKLYLDRVEDIIGKPLSPKLINELTQLNKRDLTDTKERVIGFLTKAYATGIIREKGSLTISPPNDELFLELSDFDKKIVENFLTANYIYDETKTKNSIAEKISQIDDQILDIKAGTLLVKKGDIITDSRAKLLEAVGIYSYKKSLGFSVANFLYTIILTVIFYHLLANKFKKNILNKNVYRSLFLIYTIGFLAYRFTQPDHIYFVPFETMFFLMSILFAKDFAFIMTLMSITFLFPIVGYDPIFIIVTFLACLMGSYLIEKVTTRQELIALGMKLAVTKFFLYLLLTYFIGREKNLIALQSGEIVISGLLSGMLAIAVLPYFEKTFNILTTFRLLELGDLSHPLLKLLSMKAPGTFHHSMMVATLSEAAAEAIGANAIFARVASYYHDIGKMKRPKFYVENQEGGENPHSKISPFLSTLIITSHTKDGNELGREYKIPREIRDVMFEHQGTTMLAYFYNKAKQLDPTVLEDDFKYSGPIPRSKESAIIMLADSIEAAVRSLDEKTPITIENMLRRIINSKIEDNQLSEAALTFKEIEIIIKTFTKVLMSIHHVRIKYPGQK
- the ybeY gene encoding rRNA maturation RNase YbeY, giving the protein MEVVLDFSLEIEGYNEYIKEDEVQQYICEVLNDEFESEKPVYLSVALVGNEDIQRINRDFRDKDRPTDVISFAYHETEDYMIGPYDTLGDIIISLERVEEQCNEYNHSFRREFFYVLTHGMLHLLGYDHIEEEDKKEMRAREEEILGKFGHTRD